Part of the Streptomyces sp. RFCAC02 genome is shown below.
GGTGACGGTGACGGCGGGGCCGAGGGTGCCGCCGGTTCCGGCGGGGCGGCGCCGGGGGCGGTGGCGTGCCGCTCCCGGTGCTCCCGCCGCTCCTCGCGGTCGGGGCGCTCGTCCCACCGCGGCCGCGAGAACGGCGGGCGTTCACCGTCCACCGACTCCCGCCCGGCGCCGGGCCCGCGCTCCTCCGCCGCCGCGCCGGCCGGCAGCCCCGCCACCAGCACGATCGCGGCCAGGACGACGAGAACCGTCCCTCCCAGCGTGCCCACCACTGCCGCGACGCCCGCGCTCACCCTCACAGGCCCGCCCCTTCGTGCGTACTTCGTCCGACCGAGGACACCAGCGTCACACAGATGGACAAAGACCGCATATCGGACAAGCGGTTCAGCGGACGAGGACGATCTTCCCGGTGTGCCCGCTCGCCTCCATCACGCGGTGCGCCTCGGCCGCGTCGTGCATCGGGACGGTGCGGTCCACCACCGGCCGCACCCGGCCGTCCGCGATCAGCGGCCAGACGTGTTCGCGCACCGACGCGACGATCTCCGCCTTCTCCGCCGCTGGCCGCGCCCGCAGGGACGCCGAGGCGATGCTGCCGCGCTTCGCCATCAGGGCGCGGAAGTCCAGTTCGCCCGTGGCGCCGCCCTGGAAGCCGATGACGGTGATCCGGCCGTTCGGGGCGAGGGCGTCGATGTTCCTGGCGAGGTACTTGGCGCCGATGATGTCGAGGACGACGTCGGCGCCGTGCCCGTCCGTGGCACCGCGCAGCGCGGCGGGGAAGTCCTGCTCGCGGTAGTTGATGAGGATGTCGGCGCCGAGGGCCGCGCAGCGCTCCAGCTTCTCCGCGCTGCCCGCCGTGACGGCGACGCGCGCGCCGAGCGCCTTCGCGATCTGCACGGCGGCCGTCCCGATGCCGCTGCCGCCGCCGTGCACGAGGAGCGTCTCCCCGGCGCGCAGCCCCGCCTGCCGGAACACCGTCGACCACACCGTGCACACCACCTCGGGCAGGCCGCCGGCCGTCGTGAGGTCCACCCCGCCGGGGATCGGCAGCACCTGACCGGCGGGCACCGCGACCCGTTCCGCGTAGCCGCCGCCGGAGAGCAGGGCGCACACCTCGTCGCCCGGCCGCCACCCGGTCACGCCGTCGCCGACCGCGACGACGCGGCCCGAGCACTCCAGGCCGGGATGGACGGACGCGCCGGGCGGCGGGTCGTAGAAGCCCTGGCGCTGGAGGACGTCGGCGCGGTTGACGCCGGCGGCGGCGACGTCGATCAGGACCTCCCCGGCCCGCACCTCCGGGTCGGGCGCCTGGGTCCACACGAGGTTCTGGGGGCCACCTGGCTCGGTGACGGAAATCGCGTACATGGGGCCGACGCTACCCGCGCGCGGCGGCCCGACCCCTGTTCAGTGCGGCGGCTCGACGATCCATTCGGTGTTGCCGAGCGGATACACCCAGCGGCCGGTGGCGGCGGACGTGCCGCTGGTGCGGAACGGCTCGCCGTCGCCGGCGTC
Proteins encoded:
- a CDS encoding NAD(P)H-quinone oxidoreductase — translated: MYAISVTEPGGPQNLVWTQAPDPEVRAGEVLIDVAAAGVNRADVLQRQGFYDPPPGASVHPGLECSGRVVAVGDGVTGWRPGDEVCALLSGGGYAERVAVPAGQVLPIPGGVDLTTAGGLPEVVCTVWSTVFRQAGLRAGETLLVHGGGSGIGTAAVQIAKALGARVAVTAGSAEKLERCAALGADILINYREQDFPAALRGATDGHGADVVLDIIGAKYLARNIDALAPNGRITVIGFQGGATGELDFRALMAKRGSIASASLRARPAAEKAEIVASVREHVWPLIADGRVRPVVDRTVPMHDAAEAHRVMEASGHTGKIVLVR